From a single Gimesia fumaroli genomic region:
- a CDS encoding DUF1553 domain-containing protein, translated as MYYRAITLLLTGFVSCLTWSVSLNAADSKVTFEKEIRPIFKAYCFHCHGEEKELSGSLDVRLRRLLMKGGDSGEAIVPGKHAESLLFQYVESGDMPPDEKLRLKPEEVALIAKWIDQGASAGPEPKGEIKPGDFLITEDERTHWAFRPIRKTAVPEVTELLKEQNKTDVNPVDAFIARKLNANGLWFSEEADRLTLIRRAAFDLTGLPPAPEEIKVYLADQSPDAYEKMIDRLLASPHYGERWARHWLDVAGYADSEGYNDKDIIRPDAWHYRDYVIRSLNADKPWDQFITEQLAGDELVKATHASAQKLVDQDPAVCEKLTATGFLRLAPDGTGSSPMDPAIARNQVITETVKIMSSSLLGMTIGCAECHHHRFDPIPQQDFYRLRAVIAPVYDAEKWRKPASRRAALMSPEDKAKAAKLTAQVKELDAEHNKVKADVTQLIAERVLKEIPDAEREQAKLAYETEVKKRSKEQAEFLKKKYPMLDLLVPGRLHLFLARYKDGNELKKRYEDIKEKADKLRARIPQPEYIRVATEDPQHLPETFVFYRGDISSPEEDKIAPGGLTVIGSETENVFPVNNPELPTTGRRLAYARYLTNGKHPLVARVLMNRFWMHHFGKAIVDSTGDFGSRSAIPTHPELLDWLAADFMEHGWQLKRIHRLIMTSRAYRQTSTAHSEKAAAIDADNRLLWRMTMRRLEAEAIRDAILAVSGDLNRDQFGVPVPVALSDSGIITVGAGKISKDRRELKRSIYIQVRRTQPVTMLNAFDAPSMEPNCERRVFSTVATQSLALLNSEFMRNQSVAFAKRVLTSAGKDADDAILIKTAWKMALSTEPSAAEMQALEKSFALQLKEYESKKVKGPRQEALAAICHVLFGTNQFLYVE; from the coding sequence TTGTACTACCGAGCCATCACTTTATTGCTGACGGGATTTGTTTCCTGTCTTACCTGGAGCGTCTCTCTCAACGCTGCTGACTCCAAAGTCACCTTTGAGAAAGAGATTCGTCCGATATTTAAAGCCTATTGCTTTCATTGTCATGGCGAGGAAAAAGAACTTTCCGGATCGTTGGATGTCCGTTTACGTCGCCTGCTGATGAAGGGCGGCGATTCCGGTGAGGCAATCGTACCGGGCAAACATGCAGAGAGTCTGTTGTTCCAATACGTGGAATCGGGAGACATGCCACCCGATGAAAAGCTGCGTTTGAAGCCCGAAGAAGTTGCGTTGATTGCGAAGTGGATTGATCAGGGCGCTTCGGCCGGTCCCGAGCCGAAGGGAGAGATCAAGCCGGGCGATTTTCTGATTACCGAAGATGAACGCACACATTGGGCATTTCGACCGATCAGGAAAACAGCGGTTCCCGAAGTGACGGAATTGCTAAAAGAACAAAACAAGACCGATGTCAATCCGGTCGATGCGTTTATCGCGCGGAAGTTGAACGCAAACGGGCTCTGGTTCTCTGAAGAAGCGGATCGACTGACTTTGATCCGACGGGCTGCCTTTGATTTGACTGGGCTCCCCCCCGCTCCGGAAGAGATCAAAGTCTATCTGGCAGATCAGTCGCCGGATGCGTATGAAAAAATGATTGATCGCTTGCTGGCTTCCCCGCATTACGGTGAACGTTGGGCGCGGCACTGGCTGGATGTAGCCGGCTATGCGGACTCGGAAGGCTACAATGACAAGGATATTATTCGCCCGGATGCCTGGCATTATCGGGACTATGTCATTCGCTCTCTGAATGCCGATAAGCCCTGGGATCAGTTTATTACAGAGCAGTTGGCGGGTGACGAACTCGTGAAAGCGACGCACGCGTCGGCTCAGAAACTTGTCGATCAGGATCCCGCTGTTTGTGAAAAGCTGACCGCAACCGGCTTTTTGAGACTGGCACCTGACGGAACCGGTTCCAGTCCGATGGACCCGGCAATCGCGCGAAATCAGGTGATTACCGAGACCGTCAAAATTATGTCGTCGTCCTTATTAGGTATGACCATTGGTTGCGCTGAGTGCCATCATCATCGATTTGATCCGATTCCGCAGCAAGACTTTTACCGGTTACGAGCCGTAATTGCTCCCGTGTATGACGCAGAGAAGTGGCGAAAGCCTGCCAGTCGTCGGGCGGCGTTGATGTCACCCGAAGACAAAGCCAAGGCCGCCAAACTAACGGCTCAGGTTAAGGAACTCGACGCCGAGCACAACAAGGTCAAAGCAGACGTCACGCAGCTGATAGCCGAGCGGGTTTTGAAAGAAATTCCGGACGCGGAGCGAGAACAGGCCAAACTGGCTTACGAAACGGAAGTGAAGAAACGCTCAAAAGAGCAGGCTGAGTTTCTCAAGAAGAAATATCCGATGCTGGATCTTTTAGTGCCGGGCCGACTGCATTTGTTTCTGGCGCGTTACAAGGATGGGAATGAGCTGAAAAAACGCTACGAAGATATCAAAGAAAAAGCGGATAAGCTCAGAGCCCGGATTCCCCAGCCGGAATACATTCGAGTCGCGACCGAAGATCCACAGCATCTGCCTGAAACATTCGTCTTTTATCGTGGCGATATTTCTTCGCCCGAAGAAGACAAGATTGCCCCCGGTGGTTTGACGGTGATTGGTTCTGAAACCGAGAACGTATTTCCCGTTAATAATCCGGAATTGCCGACCACCGGACGCCGCCTGGCGTATGCCCGCTATTTGACGAACGGGAAGCATCCGCTGGTGGCACGCGTCTTGATGAACCGGTTCTGGATGCATCATTTCGGGAAGGCGATTGTCGATTCGACGGGCGATTTCGGTTCTCGTTCGGCGATCCCGACTCACCCGGAATTGCTGGACTGGCTGGCCGCTGATTTCATGGAGCATGGCTGGCAGTTAAAACGAATTCATCGTCTGATTATGACCTCGCGGGCGTACCGCCAGACTTCCACTGCGCATTCGGAGAAAGCGGCTGCGATCGATGCCGACAACCGTCTGTTATGGCGGATGACCATGCGACGGCTGGAAGCGGAAGCGATCCGCGATGCTATCCTGGCGGTCAGTGGCGATCTGAATCGGGATCAATTTGGTGTGCCGGTTCCCGTCGCGCTGTCAGACAGTGGAATTATTACCGTGGGTGCCGGGAAGATTTCCAAAGATCGGCGCGAGTTGAAGCGGTCGATCTATATCCAGGTGCGTCGGACGCAACCTGTCACGATGCTGAATGCCTTCGATGCTCCCAGTATGGAACCGAATTGTGAACGTCGAGTGTTTTCGACGGTAGCCACACAATCGCTGGCGTTGCTCAACAGCGAGTTTATGCGAAATCAGTCGGTGGCGTTCGCGAAGCGGGTGCTGACGAGTGCTGGTAAAGACGCTGATGATGCGATATTGATCAAAACGGCCTGGAAGATGGCGCTCAGTACAGAGCCTTCGGCTGCAGAAATGCAGGCGCTGGAGAAAAGCTTCGCGTTACAGCTCAAAGAATACGAATCAAAGAAAGTCAAAGGACCCCGGCAGGAAGCGTTGGCTGCGATCTGTCATGTTCTGTTCGGGACCAACCAGTTTCTCTATGTTGAGTAA
- a CDS encoding DUF1501 domain-containing protein, with the protein MSQQFDQTSASSRRHFLAQSAFGVSSLALASLLNDEQLLAAPEKPALEEKTYDLLPKKTSHPARAKSMISIFCGGGPSHLDLFDRKPMLDQYAGKRFPGDGIKYDNAGQATSIIMPAPDTFKKCGESGMEINTAMLPHLGEVVDDITLIRSMQLPNIRNHVAGMRAMTTGRGREGWPSLGSWITYGLGAETQNLPAFVAITIPRNPVGSPYWDSRQLPSIYQGTVVSKSEPRIANLNPIRELRGKPQANQLDLLKELNQIHLKRHPGEDDLAARIASYELAARMQTAATEALDLTKETEATHKMYGVDDPVTKEFADACILARRFVERGVRFVQIWNYAWDMHENIFESLQRRCDSCDKPCAALVTDLKNRGLLDSTMVQWGGEMGRLPVIQDRGKGKKPGRDHNTEGFSIWMAGGGIKEGHIHGATDDFGHRAVKDVVTQHDFHATLLHQFGLNYEDLNYAHNAQPVALVEPGQGKVATGILK; encoded by the coding sequence GTGTCACAACAATTTGATCAAACCTCTGCCAGTTCTCGTCGACATTTTCTAGCCCAGAGTGCGTTCGGTGTTTCTTCTCTGGCGCTGGCATCACTGTTAAACGATGAGCAATTGCTGGCGGCCCCGGAAAAGCCTGCCCTGGAAGAGAAAACATACGATCTGCTTCCCAAGAAAACGAGTCACCCGGCACGGGCCAAGTCGATGATTTCGATCTTCTGTGGCGGCGGCCCGAGCCACCTGGATTTGTTTGATCGGAAGCCGATGCTTGATCAATACGCGGGTAAGCGCTTTCCCGGAGATGGGATCAAATACGATAACGCCGGTCAGGCGACGTCGATCATCATGCCCGCGCCCGATACGTTCAAAAAGTGCGGTGAATCGGGGATGGAGATCAACACGGCGATGCTGCCTCACTTGGGAGAAGTCGTCGATGACATCACGTTGATCCGCTCGATGCAACTGCCGAATATACGGAATCATGTCGCGGGCATGCGGGCGATGACCACCGGTCGCGGACGGGAAGGCTGGCCTTCACTGGGGAGCTGGATCACTTACGGTTTGGGGGCAGAGACGCAGAATCTTCCTGCATTCGTTGCGATTACGATTCCCCGAAATCCCGTTGGTTCTCCTTACTGGGACAGTCGCCAGTTGCCTTCCATCTATCAGGGAACGGTAGTCAGCAAATCAGAGCCTCGCATTGCCAATTTGAATCCGATCCGGGAATTGAGAGGTAAGCCACAGGCAAATCAATTGGACCTGTTGAAAGAGTTGAATCAGATTCACCTGAAACGTCATCCGGGCGAAGACGATCTGGCGGCCCGGATTGCCAGTTATGAACTGGCGGCCCGTATGCAGACGGCTGCGACAGAAGCGTTGGATCTGACCAAAGAGACCGAAGCGACGCATAAAATGTATGGCGTTGATGATCCGGTGACGAAAGAATTTGCCGACGCCTGTATTCTGGCGCGACGGTTTGTCGAGCGTGGTGTGCGTTTTGTGCAGATCTGGAATTATGCCTGGGATATGCACGAAAATATCTTTGAATCGCTACAGCGTCGCTGTGATTCCTGTGATAAACCATGTGCCGCCCTTGTGACCGACTTGAAAAATCGGGGTCTGCTGGATTCCACTATGGTTCAATGGGGGGGCGAAATGGGACGGCTGCCTGTGATTCAGGATCGTGGAAAAGGGAAGAAGCCGGGCCGCGATCATAATACCGAAGGTTTCAGTATCTGGATGGCAGGTGGCGGAATCAAAGAGGGCCACATTCATGGTGCGACAGATGACTTTGGTCATCGAGCCGTTAAGGATGTGGTCACCCAGCATGATTTTCATGCGACTCTGCTACATCAATTTGGTTTGAATTACGAAGACTTAAACTACGCACATAATGCCCAGCCTGTCGCGCTGGTTGAGCCTGGCCAGGGAAAAGTGGCGACTGGTATCTTGAAATAA